The genomic stretch GCATACTTGCCTGTCCAAGAGGCGTGCATTCACAAATTAAAACATGTGGAAGAAGCAGGCATAGTTCCTGGTTTGAAAGAGGAGTTTGTAATtattggtgaaaatgaagcTGATGATAGCTTGGTCTTGAGCTTAAGAAATATCCAATATGAACTTGCATGGGAAAGATGCAGACAGCTTCAAGCCGAGGATGTTGTCATCAAGGGTAAGGTGGGAATTTGCACACCAAGAATTTTGCTTTTGTTCTAGGTTTTCTTTTGTCTGGAATATTAGTATGCGATCCTTGTCCAGTATTTTCATTGAGGCAATGAGTGATATGTTAAGCATCTTGTGTATTGTTCACGTAGTGTTGCCAGTCAAGTGCTTTCTTGTACCTTTGTAAAGTCTAAAGAATCAGTTGAGGAAGTTTTGAAGTTCTTACAGTAAATCTTTccttcgtttttttatttttattttttattattttttttaaaatttaattgctGGAATCTATATGCAGGTAGTTGGTGCAAATAAAGGTGGAGTGGTGGCTCTGTTGGAAGGCCTTAGAGGGTTTGTTCCTTTTTCACAGATATCATCGGTTAGTTCTTAAACATGGCTTGCACGTTCCAAGGCTCAATTTAATAGCTACTCATAgcaattatatgaaatatatatatatataggtgaaaaagaattttgagtTGGACGTGGTAGTTGAGGTCAGGATGAACTGGCTGTAATATTGGCAACCCTTAAGCGTGAATCAAATGATGATAAAAGCAACAACTATAATTACTTCCTAACAAAGTATGCAAGATACTTATTTGATGTCATGTTGAGAAGTTCCTCCCAGACTAGTCTTAGATTAGGTAATTATTCTACCTGACATTATCTATTTGATTGGATTTTATCTTGTATGACTGAGAGAATAAGATCTTCATGCCaacatattttctttcttccaacATGCACCTTTTCCACACTGAGCTTCATAATTGACATACGATAAAGTTCCAATTATTTGTAACCCAAATTTTATGCTTCTTGCAAATGTATTAGAAATCAACCGCAGAAGAGCTTCTTGATAAGGAGCTTCCACTGAAGTTTGTGGAGGTTGATGAGGAACAATCGAGGCTTGTCCTCAGTAACCGGAAAGCCATGGCTGATAGCCAGGCACAACTAGGAATTGGATCTGTGGTTATTGGAACTGTGCAGAGCCTAAAACCATACGGTGCCTTCATTGACATTGGTGGAATCAATGGCCTTCTTCATGTCAGTCAGATCAGTCATGATCGTGTCTCAGATATTGCGACAGTACTTCAACCTGGTGATACTCTTAAGGTAAGTCCATAATTTAACTTCTTGGCAGAGATTATGCTACTCTATGGAAATGAACACTTCTAAACTAATTCTCGTGGTGTAGGTCATGATACTGAGCCATGACCGTGAGAGAGGCCGAGTAAGTCTTTCTACAAAGAAGTTAGAACCTACTCCTGGAGACATGATTCGCAATCCAAAGCTTGTTTTTGAGAAGGTATTTTCTGAAAATGATCCTAAGCCTCACTACCCATTTCTTTAACGATTATATGGTAAATTCTAGTGATAGAGCTTAATCCTGTCTTTTGGTTATGTTCTTGCCATAATTACCCATTTCACTGCCAATGAGAACTTTTAGTGTGACTAATATCTTGTAGTTTCAGTTGACAGAGGAAGCACCAAAATGAAGTTGTTTAGCTCATGCTT from Corylus avellana chromosome ca1, CavTom2PMs-1.0 encodes the following:
- the LOC132168058 gene encoding small ribosomal subunit protein bS1c, with the translated sequence MASLAQQFTGLRCAPLSSSRLSKPFFTSKQTHKPTVQPSIVAAAVAISNAQTKERAKLKQLFEEAYERCRTAPTDGVSFTLETFHTALEKYDFNSELGTKVKGTVFTTDNNGALVDITAKSSAYLPVQEACIHKLKHVEEAGIVPGLKEEFVIIGENEADDSLVLSLRNIQYELAWERCRQLQAEDVVIKGKVVGANKGGVVALLEGLRGFVPFSQISSKSTAEELLDKELPLKFVEVDEEQSRLVLSNRKAMADSQAQLGIGSVVIGTVQSLKPYGAFIDIGGINGLLHVSQISHDRVSDIATVLQPGDTLKVMILSHDRERGRVSLSTKKLEPTPGDMIRNPKLVFEKAEEMAQTFRQRIAQAEAMARADMLRFQPESGLTLSSDGILGPLTSDLPAEGLDLSDVPSAVESRSRHA